One segment of Bradyrhizobium sp. WD16 DNA contains the following:
- a CDS encoding cobalt-precorrin-6A reductase — MLSLRVLILGGAGEAAELGRRLAGDARFAPVLSFAGRTRAPSLPPIPYRIGGFGGVEGLVQWMSEHQCDALVCATHPFAGQMRRHAVEAARRGGRPLLMLERPAWVPAAGDRWIEVADMAAAARALGDKPRRVLLTIGQKDLAPFRAAPQHSYVIRSIERPSAESLPPHAELISARGPFTAADERALLLAGRIEALVTKNSGGAATAAKLAAACELGVDVVMVQRPPAPDLDGADVDVATDAAGALAWLVARHDEASRRRGV; from the coding sequence ATGCTGTCTTTGCGTGTTCTCATTCTCGGCGGTGCCGGCGAGGCGGCCGAGCTCGGCCGCCGCCTTGCCGGCGATGCGCGTTTCGCGCCGGTGCTGTCGTTCGCCGGCCGTACCCGCGCGCCGAGCCTGCCGCCGATCCCGTATCGCATCGGCGGCTTCGGCGGCGTTGAGGGCCTCGTGCAGTGGATGTCCGAGCACCAATGTGATGCGCTGGTCTGCGCCACGCATCCGTTCGCCGGGCAGATGCGCCGCCATGCGGTCGAAGCCGCTCGCCGCGGCGGCCGGCCGCTGCTGATGCTGGAACGGCCGGCCTGGGTGCCGGCGGCGGGCGATCGCTGGATCGAGGTGGCCGACATGGCCGCGGCGGCGCGAGCGCTCGGCGACAAGCCGCGGCGCGTGCTGCTCACCATCGGTCAGAAGGATCTGGCGCCGTTCCGCGCGGCGCCGCAGCACAGCTATGTCATCCGCAGCATCGAGCGGCCCTCGGCCGAGAGCTTGCCGCCCCATGCCGAACTGATCAGCGCCCGCGGGCCGTTTACGGCAGCGGATGAACGCGCGCTGTTGCTCGCGGGCCGCATCGAGGCGCTGGTGACCAAGAATTCCGGCGGTGCCGCGACCGCGGCCAAGCTCGCCGCGGCGTGCGAACTCGGCGTCGACGTGGTGATGGTGCAGCGGCCGCCGGCGCCGGACCTCGACGGCGCTGACGTCGACGTCGCAACGGATGCGGCGGGCGCGCTGGCATGGCTGGTGGCGCGTCATGACGAGGCCTCCAGGCGCCGCGGCGTGTAG